The following proteins are co-located in the Sphingobacteriaceae bacterium genome:
- the ung gene encoding uracil-DNA glycosylase — protein sequence MNYHLDTDWQVLLKDEFIKDYFIRLCDFLDEERENYKIYPEQELVFSAFNRTKPTQIKVVILGQDPYHGIGQANGLCFSVNDGMKMPPSLVNIFKELKTDIGCDIPITGNLEHWADQGVFLLNSVLTVRKDNAGSHQKKGWEQFTDQVINIISAKYEGIIFMLWGNYAKEKAVLIDHNKHLVLQAAHPSPLARGAYFGSKHFSKANVYLNSIGKSPVNWCF from the coding sequence ATGAATTACCATTTAGATACAGATTGGCAAGTTTTATTGAAAGATGAATTTATTAAGGATTATTTTATTCGGCTATGCGATTTTTTGGATGAGGAGCGGGAGAATTATAAAATTTATCCGGAACAGGAATTGGTATTTTCTGCATTCAACCGAACAAAACCCACGCAAATAAAAGTTGTTATTTTAGGACAAGATCCTTATCACGGAATAGGGCAGGCCAATGGTTTATGTTTTTCGGTAAATGATGGAATGAAAATGCCCCCTAGTTTGGTTAATATTTTTAAAGAATTAAAAACAGATATAGGATGTGATATTCCGATAACCGGAAACTTAGAACACTGGGCTGACCAAGGCGTGTTTTTATTAAATTCGGTATTAACTGTTCGAAAAGATAATGCAGGAAGCCATCAAAAAAAAGGGTGGGAGCAATTTACCGATCAGGTAATTAATATAATTTCGGCTAAATACGAAGGAATTATTTTTATGTTGTGGGGAAATTACGCAAAGGAAAAAGCCGTATTAATAGATCATAACAAACATTTGGTGTTACAAGCGGCGCATCCTTCGCCATTAGCTCGGGGAGCATATTTTGGAAGCAAACATTTTTCTAAAGCCAATGTTTACTTGAATTCTATTGGTAAATCACCCGTTAACTGGTGTTTTTGA
- a CDS encoding thioredoxin family protein — MKKIIIAGFLTFVFGLQAQNKEIQFEHGNLASVFEKAKKENKLIFIDAYTTWCGPCKWMAKNIFTNDTVADYYNTSYINYKLDMEKGEGLEFAKKYNVSCYPNLIVLNSSGELVHRGAGGLPVESFLAFGKNGYSSDKNFTAIKTNYEKEKLNEATILSYAQLLRGCCLDPSNEINNYLANLNDKDYLKRTNWVLFRDYINNFQSKPATYFIANYSTFENSFGKDTVEGKMLKLGKSYFGKFIYAKEYDKTGYENAKAEFTKSNYPMSESILINSDLSLYQKFDTEKYYPLAAEYHLKHSTNNAAALNQIAWQFYEKVSDKKLLEDALKMSRRACELKAQYMYEDTQAAILFKLEKYSEAEQVANKAIASAKKEEMSEDEYKETIDLLNKIKTHLK, encoded by the coding sequence ATGAAAAAAATAATAATTGCCGGGTTTCTAACATTTGTTTTTGGGCTACAGGCACAAAATAAAGAAATACAATTTGAACACGGAAATTTAGCTTCTGTTTTTGAAAAAGCTAAAAAAGAGAATAAACTTATATTTATTGATGCTTACACAACTTGGTGCGGCCCTTGCAAATGGATGGCTAAAAATATTTTTACCAATGATACAGTAGCAGATTATTATAATACGTCGTACATCAATTATAAATTGGATATGGAGAAGGGCGAAGGATTAGAATTCGCAAAAAAATACAATGTAAGCTGTTACCCGAATTTAATTGTTCTGAATAGTTCAGGTGAATTGGTTCATCGCGGCGCCGGAGGTTTACCTGTTGAAAGTTTCCTTGCTTTTGGGAAAAACGGCTATTCGAGTGATAAAAATTTTACAGCTATTAAAACAAATTATGAAAAAGAAAAATTAAATGAAGCTACAATATTAAGTTATGCGCAATTATTGCGCGGATGTTGCCTTGATCCAAGCAATGAAATAAACAATTACTTAGCAAACCTCAACGATAAAGACTATTTGAAAAGAACAAATTGGGTTTTGTTTAGAGATTATATCAATAACTTTCAATCAAAACCGGCAACTTATTTTATAGCGAACTATTCTACATTCGAAAACAGTTTTGGTAAGGACACCGTTGAGGGGAAAATGTTGAAATTAGGTAAATCTTATTTTGGCAAATTTATTTACGCCAAAGAATATGATAAAACAGGTTATGAAAATGCCAAGGCCGAATTCACAAAATCTAATTATCCAATGTCAGAATCAATTTTAATAAATAGCGATTTAAGCCTCTATCAGAAATTTGATACAGAAAAGTATTATCCCCTGGCTGCCGAATATCACTTGAAGCACAGCACAAATAATGCAGCTGCCTTAAATCAAATAGCTTGGCAGTTTTATGAAAAAGTAAGTGATAAAAAATTGCTGGAAGACGCACTAAAAATGTCACGCCGCGCCTGTGAATTGAAGGCCCAGTATATGTATGAAGATACGCAAGCTGCTATTTTATTTAAATTGGAAAAATATTCTGAAGCTGAACAAGTAGCGAATAAGGCAATCGCCAGTGCAAAAAAAGAAGAAATGAGTGAAGACGAATATAAGGAAACGATTGACTTGTTAAACAAAATTAAAACGCACTTAAAATAG
- a CDS encoding DUF479 domain-containing protein → MNYLAHSFLSSNQEGLLIGNFIADHIKGQIPENYPLEIMEGIHLHRQIDSFTDSHPLFKDSKRVFYDKFEKYSGILVDFYFDHLLGSKFEMYSSINLQDYCDSVYKIYTNNSQYLPESSKQFLNYVLNHNAFFNYSKQEGIEKILTHFSHRINHKIALNESLPVFIENRDLLENNFNTFMNDAMNKFLNNKNN, encoded by the coding sequence ATGAATTACCTGGCCCATTCTTTTCTTTCGTCCAATCAAGAAGGATTATTAATTGGTAATTTTATTGCTGATCATATTAAAGGTCAGATACCTGAAAATTACCCTTTGGAAATTATGGAAGGAATTCATTTGCACAGGCAAATAGATTCGTTTACAGATTCGCATCCCTTGTTTAAAGATAGCAAAAGAGTATTTTACGATAAATTTGAAAAATACAGCGGTATTTTGGTGGATTTTTATTTCGACCATTTACTTGGATCAAAATTTGAAATGTATTCTTCTATTAATTTACAGGATTATTGTGATTCTGTATACAAAATCTATACTAATAACAGTCAATACCTCCCTGAATCAAGTAAACAATTTTTAAATTATGTATTGAATCATAATGCCTTTTTTAATTATTCAAAACAAGAAGGCATTGAAAAAATACTTACCCACTTTTCGCATAGAATAAATCATAAAATTGCTTTGAACGAATCATTACCGGTTTTCATTGAAAATCGCGATTTACTGGAAAATAATTTCAATACTTTTATGAATGATGCAATGAATAAATTTTTAAATAATAAAAATAACTAA
- the cutA gene encoding divalent cation tolerance protein CutA: MITFHIISSHEDEAKEIAREILVAKYALHMQLDQERKMILNNNGELMDTVNYKLSFITKALLYSEIELFVKEIVKGKFVYMYSLPISQMNVEHSAYLRENLK, encoded by the coding sequence ATGATAACCTTTCACATTATATCATCCCATGAAGACGAAGCCAAGGAGATTGCGCGCGAAATTTTAGTTGCAAAATATGCTTTACATATGCAACTAGACCAGGAAAGAAAAATGATTCTGAATAATAATGGTGAATTAATGGATACCGTGAATTATAAATTGAGCTTTATTACCAAAGCCCTGTTATATTCGGAAATAGAATTATTTGTGAAAGAGATTGTGAAAGGAAAATTTGTTTACATGTATTCCCTGCCGATAAGTCAAATGAATGTTGAGCATTCGGCCTATTTGAGAGAAAATTTAAAATAA
- a CDS encoding TolC family protein, which produces MKTNRNILFLFFVIQYLSIQSQKEYVFTFDFFMEHVSTDNPLAEKANNIQKISNNNFKAFRGQYDPQINASVDNKQFGGKEYYNMIGGEIKQPIFTSQYLKAGFDYANGDFLNPQNNLPVAGLPYAGIEMGVLQGLMIDKRRADLLKAKEQKTYFSLEKDIQLNNLFFAASTTYANWVFVQKQLKLYDYFIKLAQIRYLGIVELAKIGEHAGIDSVEASINYKSRLLDFQTALIEYQKQTANLNVFYPAFSDSLNSEQFNTPDSLERMYLRFRGFAEKEITNVENNNPLISQYLSKEKILTIERRLKREMIKPKLDFRYNFLLGQNNSDAILFSSNNYKWGAGLSFPLFLSNPRNNLKIANLEIANNKMEMENKSRELNNKLFYLKEAIVVLSQQINNAINNAELSKKLLEAEKLKFYNGESSLFLVNTRENKWLETELKESEYKLKYISYVLTMIYIQGNLNYKI; this is translated from the coding sequence GTGAAGACAAATAGAAACATATTATTTTTATTTTTTGTAATTCAATATTTGAGTATTCAGTCGCAGAAAGAATACGTGTTTACATTTGATTTTTTCATGGAACATGTGAGTACCGATAATCCGCTGGCCGAAAAAGCTAATAATATTCAAAAAATTTCGAATAATAACTTTAAAGCATTTCGCGGTCAGTACGACCCACAAATAAATGCTTCAGTGGACAATAAACAATTTGGCGGGAAAGAGTATTACAATATGATTGGTGGTGAAATAAAACAGCCGATTTTTACTTCGCAATATTTGAAAGCCGGATTTGATTATGCAAATGGAGATTTTTTAAATCCGCAAAACAATTTGCCGGTGGCCGGTTTACCTTATGCCGGAATTGAAATGGGTGTGTTACAGGGCTTGATGATCGATAAGCGGAGAGCTGATTTATTAAAAGCCAAAGAACAAAAAACCTATTTTTCACTTGAAAAAGATATACAATTAAATAATTTATTTTTTGCCGCCAGTACTACGTATGCTAATTGGGTATTTGTTCAAAAGCAATTGAAATTATACGATTACTTTATTAAACTGGCTCAGATTCGATATTTAGGAATAGTTGAATTAGCTAAAATAGGTGAGCATGCCGGAATTGACAGTGTTGAAGCTTCCATTAATTATAAATCGAGATTATTAGATTTTCAAACTGCATTAATTGAATATCAAAAACAAACAGCTAATTTAAATGTGTTTTACCCTGCATTTTCAGATTCTTTAAATAGTGAACAATTCAACACGCCCGATTCATTAGAACGGATGTATTTACGTTTTAGAGGTTTTGCCGAGAAGGAAATTACTAATGTAGAGAATAACAATCCCTTAATTTCTCAATATTTATCTAAAGAAAAAATACTAACTATTGAGCGAAGGTTAAAACGAGAAATGATAAAACCAAAGCTGGATTTCAGGTATAATTTTTTATTAGGCCAAAATAATTCGGATGCCATTCTATTCTCTTCTAATAATTACAAGTGGGGGGCAGGCTTGAGCTTCCCCTTATTTTTATCTAATCCCCGAAATAATTTAAAAATTGCAAATCTTGAAATTGCGAATAATAAAATGGAAATGGAAAATAAAAGCAGAGAGTTAAATAATAAACTGTTTTATTTAAAAGAAGCCATTGTAGTTCTTTCTCAGCAAATAAATAACGCAATAAACAATGCTGAACTCAGTAAAAAATTGTTGGAAGCCGAAAAACTTAAATTTTACAATGGCGAAAGTTCCCTGTTTTTAGTAAATACCCGTGAAAATAAGTGGCTCGAAACAGAACTGAAAGAGAGCGAGTATAAACTCAAGTATATAAGTTATGTGCTCACCATGATTTATATTCAAGGTAATTTAAATTATAAGATATGA
- a CDS encoding O-methyltransferase — protein sequence MEFISNELLAYSEMHSSPENELLSELNRQTHLKARMPRMLSGHLQGRLLSFLSKMQKPDCILELGTYTGYSALCLAEGLNKNGKLITIDNNPETQAIASEYFQKSIYKNQIELLTGNAAELIPTLNIKPDLIFIDADKINYSLYFDLLIDVLKSGALIIADNVLWSGKILLEKKDPDTLALHDFNTKVRQDKRVESLLLPVRDGLMLLKKV from the coding sequence ATGGAATTTATAAGTAATGAATTGTTAGCTTATAGCGAAATGCACTCGAGTCCGGAAAATGAATTGCTAAGTGAATTAAACCGTCAAACTCATTTAAAAGCAAGAATGCCAAGGATGTTAAGTGGGCATTTACAAGGGCGACTTTTGTCATTTCTCTCAAAAATGCAAAAACCGGATTGTATACTGGAATTGGGCACTTACACCGGATATTCAGCGCTTTGTTTAGCCGAAGGGCTGAATAAAAATGGAAAGCTTATAACCATTGACAACAACCCGGAAACTCAGGCAATTGCTAGTGAATACTTTCAAAAAAGTATTTACAAAAATCAAATAGAACTTTTAACGGGTAATGCTGCCGAATTAATTCCTACCTTAAATATCAAACCCGATTTGATTTTTATTGATGCCGATAAAATAAATTACTCCCTATATTTTGATTTATTAATTGACGTACTAAAATCCGGAGCCTTAATCATTGCCGATAATGTACTTTGGAGTGGCAAAATACTATTAGAGAAAAAAGACCCCGATACCTTAGCCTTGCATGATTTTAACACTAAAGTAAGACAAGATAAAAGGGTAGAAAGCCTCCTTTTACCTGTTAGAGACGGATTAATGTTACTGAAAAAAGTATAA
- a CDS encoding glutathione peroxidase: protein MKLNKIIRKSGSIIFIGVMSLLSFTPFKKNHPSGGKNVYDFKIKTIDGESISLSKYKGKKLLLVNVASECGYTPQYKDLQALYEKYNDKLVVIGFPANNFGAQEPGDNKQIKNFCTSTYGVTFPMMEKISVKGDDTHPLYQFLKNKDENGCCNDAPVWNFCKYLIDENGKVIKFFNSKVTPLSDEITSLL, encoded by the coding sequence ATGAAACTCAATAAAATAATACGCAAATCCGGATCCATAATTTTCATTGGAGTTATGAGTTTATTAAGCTTCACGCCATTTAAAAAGAATCACCCCAGTGGCGGCAAAAATGTATACGATTTCAAAATTAAAACTATTGACGGTGAAAGTATCTCATTATCAAAATACAAGGGGAAAAAGCTATTGTTAGTGAATGTTGCCAGCGAATGCGGTTATACCCCACAATATAAAGACCTTCAGGCCTTATATGAAAAATACAATGATAAATTGGTTGTGATAGGTTTTCCTGCTAATAATTTTGGAGCGCAGGAACCCGGCGATAATAAACAAATTAAAAATTTTTGTACAAGTACGTATGGTGTTACTTTTCCTATGATGGAAAAAATAAGTGTGAAAGGCGATGACACCCATCCACTTTACCAATTTCTTAAAAATAAAGATGAAAATGGTTGTTGTAATGATGCGCCCGTTTGGAATTTTTGTAAATATCTCATTGATGAAAACGGAAAAGTAATTAAATTTTTTAATAGCAAAGTAACTCCACTAAGTGACGAAATCACTTCTTTACTGTAA
- a CDS encoding 16S rRNA (uracil(1498)-N(3))-methyltransferase, whose product MGQVIHTYKITYFYRVNIFLAEIQNKNAILNEEESLHCAKVLRMKEGDVIQLLNGSGKKFNAVLTRINAKQCEAEIQSEENNPYPRNYYLHLAISPTKQNERIEWMLEKCVEIGIDEISFIRCKNSERTAIKLERMNKIVLSAVKQSLQFQIPKVNEIRLFNDFIGTVSSDCQKLIAHCANSEKKDFNGFKFKNEKTLVLIGPEGDFTNEEIALANNQSFVPVSLGNNRLRTETAGLVVCQTVSILSAF is encoded by the coding sequence ATGGGCCAGGTAATTCATACGTATAAAATTACGTATTTTTATCGGGTGAATATATTTCTAGCCGAAATACAAAATAAAAATGCTATTCTGAATGAGGAAGAAAGTTTGCATTGTGCAAAAGTGCTTAGAATGAAAGAAGGGGATGTTATTCAGTTGTTGAACGGAAGCGGTAAAAAATTCAATGCTGTTTTAACAAGGATTAATGCTAAACAGTGTGAAGCGGAAATTCAATCGGAGGAAAATAATCCATACCCAAGAAATTATTACTTGCACTTGGCCATTTCGCCCACCAAACAAAATGAGCGAATAGAGTGGATGCTGGAGAAGTGTGTGGAAATAGGTATTGACGAAATTTCTTTTATTCGATGTAAAAATTCTGAACGAACAGCCATTAAACTAGAGCGTATGAATAAAATTGTGTTGAGTGCTGTTAAACAAAGTCTGCAGTTTCAAATTCCAAAAGTAAATGAAATTAGATTATTCAATGATTTTATCGGAACTGTTTCTTCCGATTGTCAAAAGCTAATTGCTCACTGTGCAAATTCCGAAAAAAAGGACTTTAACGGATTCAAATTCAAAAATGAAAAAACACTTGTTTTGATTGGTCCGGAAGGTGATTTTACAAACGAAGAAATAGCTTTGGCAAATAATCAATCATTTGTCCCGGTATCGCTTGGAAATAATCGTTTAAGAACAGAAACGGCTGGCCTGGTAGTTTGTCAGACTGTTTCTATTTTAAGTGCGTTTTAA